Within the Streptomyces sp. YIM 121038 genome, the region TGCGACGCGGGTTCCGCGCGCTTCGGTGCCTCGCGCAGCCCCCGCCCCCTCACCGCGTCGGCCTCGCGCACCGTCGGGCCGGACGAGCGCTGGTGCGCGACGGCAGGCACCTACTACGTAGTCGTCGAGCGGACCGTCGACTCCAGGTCGTCGATTTCGTCCGCGACCGAGAAACCGTCCACTCCGGAGAGCTGGGATCTGGAGCTTCACGTCACCTCGGAGCCCGCGCTCGCCGTCCGGGGCGCGACGACACCGCCCCGGACGGGGGACCCCGGCACACCCGCCCCACCCGCGGGCCCGGCCCGCCCGCGCGCGGGAGGCAGCAGCTTCAGCACGGCCAAGGCCCTGGACAGGGGCGTGTGGGGCGACGAGGTCGAGCCGGGGCGGACGCGCTACTACCGCGTGCCGGTGGACTGGGGCCAGCGGCTGTCCGCCACGGTCGAGGTCGGCGGGGCGCGGGGAGCCGGGGTGTCCGGCGGGATCGGGGGCTCGGGCGGAGCCGATGGTTCCGGCAGGTCGAGGGGGTCCGGGGCGGGCGGCGGTGCCGCAGACCGTGAGTACGTCACGTCCGCGCTGGTCGTATCGGTGTTCAACCCCGCGCGCGGCCCGGTCGATGACATGGACACCGCGTACGACGGCCGCCAGAAGTCCGCCGTGCTGCCGCCGCTGCCGCCCGTCGCCTACGAGAACCGGTACGCGGTCATCTCCAAGGTCGCCGGGGTGCGCTTCGCCGGGTGGTACTACCTGACGGTCTCTCTGGATCCGGACGTCGGCGCGCAGTTCGGCGAAGGGCCGGTCGGACTGACCCTGCGGGTGGACGTCTCCGGCGAGCGGCGGACGGGACCCGAATACGTGGGAGCGGCGCGGCCCGCGGACGCCTTCGGCGTGACGGAGCGGGACGAGGCGGCGGCACGGGGCGGCGCCGGAGGGGACGACGCCTCCGGCGGGCCTGGCGGGCGCGGCGCGGACCGCGGCGGGGCGGCCGCCGCGGGCACGGGCGGCGACGAGGCCATGAAGGTCCTGGCCGCGGCGGGCATCGGCACCGGAACGGTGCTGGTGACCGTGCTGGGGGTGTGGACGCTGGTGGGGCGGAGGCGGGCGGCGGGGCGTCGCGCTTCGGCCTGAGGGTGCCCCGGGCCGCGCCTCAGATGCGGAACAGCGCCCAGAATCCCACCGCGAAGCAGGCCAGCGCGGCGAGCAGCATCGGCAGGGCCACCTTCACGGGCGGTCCGTTGCGCCGCCGGGCCGCGTGGGAGCGGGTAGGTCGGGAACGGGCGGCGCGGGGGCGCGAGGGCTGCTCCTCCTGCGGCGCCTCCGCCGACTCCGCGCGCCCTGGCGACAGCAGGGCTTCAACCGGTGCGAGAGGTCCCGGAATCGGGGTGCTCGGGTGGGGAACCTGCGGCGGGTGAGCGGTGTGGGGAGAAGTAGGCGCGTAAGCGTAGGCGCGCTGCGCCGAGGAGCCCGTGACCTGTGAGAGGCCGCCCTCCGCCGGTGCGGTCGGGCGGGGGGATGCCGCATGGTCGGGTTCGGAGGGGAGCGGGGTGTGCGCAGGGGGAGTGGGCGGCTGCGGGGGCGCCTGCGTCGGCGGGGGCAGATGGAAGCTGCCGGTCTCCGACATGGGGGGATGCGGAGGGAGCGACGGCGGTGGCGCGAGTGGTTGAGACGCGGGGGGTGCGGAGGGCGTGGAGGGTGTGGCGGGCTGAGGTACGGGTGGGGGTGGTGTGGCGGGGCGCTGCGGTGTGGACGGCTCCGTCATGGGGAGCTGGGGCAGGGGCGGGTGGCCCACGGGCGGTTGGCCGGTGTCCGGTTGGCCCGTAGCGGGCTCGGCCATGGCCGGCTGGCCCACGGACGGTTGCCCCGTGGGCGGTCGCGGTACGGACGGTGGCGTGCGCGGCTGGGAGACGGACTGCTGGGCGCCGAGCGGGTGGGCCGGTGGCTGGTGAGGCGGCGCCTGATGGCCTGCGGGCAGCTGAGCCGAGGGCAGTTGAGGCGCGGCGTGCTGCGAGGCGGCGTACTGAGAGGCGGACGGCTGAGACGAGGTGTGCCGAGAAGCGGACGGTGGAGCGGCGGTGTGCTGGGAGGCTGGGTGCTGAACGGCGGAGTGCTGGGCGGCAGGGTGCTGAACGGCGGCATGCTGCGAGGAGGCATGTTGAGCGGCGGCATGCTGCGAGGCTGCGTGCTGGGCGGCGGCGTGCTGAGCGGCGGCGTGGTGCGAGGCAGCCTGCTGGGACGAAGGCGGCTGGGGCGGTGGCGGCTGGGGCGGTGGTGGCTTGGGCGCGGGAGTGAGAGGACCGTCGGGGCCGAACCCTTCGGGCAGCGGCCCCAGTTGGTCGAAGATCTCGACGAGCTCGTCGTCGGGCCCGGGCTCCGGCAGCACCTCGGTGGCGGAGGCGAGCGCCTTGCGCGCCCCCGCGGCGGTGCGGAAGCGTGCCTGCGGATCGGGTTGCAGCAGCGTCGCGATGACCTGCCACAGCGGCTCGGGCACGCCCCGGGGAGCTCCCGGGGTGCCGTGTGCCGCGAAGTGCTCGATGAGGGCCTTGGCGTCCGGCTTGGCGCCCTGCAGCAGATAGAGGGCGACGAGGCCGACGGCGAAGAGGTCGGCGGTGAAGTCCGGCTCGGCGCCCAGCATTTGCTCGGGCGCGAAATATCCGGGCGTGCCCACCACGTAGTCCGTCTCGGTCAGCCGTGGCTCGCCCTTGCGCATCGAGATGCCGAAGTCGGACAGGCGCAGATGCGGGCGTCCCGTCCCGGTGGCCTCGAGGAGTATGTTGGCGGGCTTGATGTCGCGGTGCACGACGCCTTCCGCGTGCACCGCGGCGAGACCGGCGAGGAGCTGATCGAGGAGCGTGCAGCAGAAGCGGGGCGGCAGCGCTCCGTAGTCACCGATGACATGGGCGAGCGAGCCGCCGGTGACCAGGTCCATGGTGAACAGGACCTGGTCGTCGTCGGCGGCCCAGCTGGCGGGGGCGAGCACATGCGGGTGGTCGATCCGCAGTGCCTGCTCCCGTACGAAGCGGAGCAGCGTATGGGCGTTTCTCTGCTGCAGGACCTTGGCGGCCACATACCGGCGCCGCCGCTGGTCCCAGGCACGCCACACGGCGCCTACTCCCCCGCGGCCGATCGGGTCGACGAGTTCGTACCGGCCGGCGAAGACCTCACCCATGGTCGTGCCCCGCTCCCCTTCCGGGCCGCCCGGCAGCGGCCCGGCCGACGGCTCAGCTCTGGTGCGCCTCGTAGTGGGCGACGGCGTCCGCGGTGCGGCCCGCCCCGTACACCCGGAGGAACTCTGCCAGTTCCGGGTGGGTCGGGGCGAGGGAGTCCGCGGCATCGATGATGTCGCCCGCCGCCGCGACGGAGCGCAGCAGCGACTGGATCTCGCGCACCACGCGCTTCACCGTGGGGGCGCCCGAACTCGACGTGGTCTGGGTGGTGTTGGTCAGTACGGAACCCCCCTGGGACTTCTTGATCTCGTCCATGCGGTCGGTTGCCTCGGCGGCGCTCACGCTGCCGTCCGCGACCTGCCCGGCCAGCTCCTGGAGCAGCTGGACACGCTGGACCACGGCCGGATTGCCGATCTTGGCGCGCTGGCCGCTCATGAGCTGGGACAGCATGGGCGCGGACAGGCCGAGCACCCCGGCCAGCCGCGCCTGGTTCAGGCCCAGGTCGTCAATGAGGCGACGGAAGAGTGCCCCCAGCGGCTCCCCGTACCAATTCCGCTGGAGTTCCCGTGCTCTTGCGGTTGATTCTTGCTGTGCAGCGTCCATGTTGCGTCTCCCCATCGCTTCCCCATTGGACTGCGGTTCGCTGCCGCGAACCACGTCGAGCATCTTACGGAGAGTGGTCGCGCACGGGGACCCCCAATCCTTTTGCGAGATCCCCGGTGGGACCCGGTACTCTGGTCTGCGACGCTCCCCGGGCCGTGATCTTCACGTACCGGTGTCGTTGTCCGGGGCCTTAGCTCAGTTGGTAGAGCGCTGTCTTTGCATGGCAGATGTCAGGGGTTCGACTCTCCTAGGCTCCACAGAAGGTAAGCCCTTCCGACCTGCGGAAACGTAGGTCGGAAGGGCTCTTTTGTTGCTCCTGGTGGGCACGAGGTGGGCACATCACTTCGATTACGGTCTTCCGCATGGCCTACATCGAGACCAAGGAACGCAAGGACGGGGACTCCACCTACGTCGTCCGCTGGCGTGCAGGTGGAGCCCGGACCGGAAAGCGGGAGTCAGAGCCTTTCGACGACCTGACCTCGGCTGAGCGGTTCCGCGACCTCGTGAAGGGCCACGGCGAGCACTGGCCGCCGGGCTGGATCAAAGGTCACGGTTTTGTTGCGGATCGACGCCGTCAGGAGACGATGTTCGAGCCGTTCGCCCTCGCCTACGTGGACCGGCTCACAGGTATCCAGGGCGACACCCGCAGTAAGTACAAGAAGGAAATATCCGAGAACATGGCGCCCTGGTTCGGGCCGTACTCGGTGGAGGACGGCGAGGGCAGCCTCGTCCGGACGATGGTGCAGGACTGGGTGAACGACCTGGAGGCGGGACGGCTCGCACCGCTCGACCCCCGCGACAGGAAGCCCCGAACCGCGTACGCACCGAAGACCGTCCAGAACAAGCACGGTCTGCTCTCCGCGATCTTGCAGTCCGCTGTCGATGCAGAACCGTCGCTACGTGCGTCCAACCCGTGTGCGAAGACCCGCCTCCCCCGCCTCGACGGCGCCGAGGACGAGGAGGAGATGGTCTTCCTCGAACGCGAAGAATGGGCCTGGATTCACGAGTGCCTCAAGGACGACGCCAAGGAACTCGGCGAGACCATCGCAGAGACCGGCTTCCGCTGGGGCGAGGCCACGGCGCTCCAGCCCCGGGACCTCCGGCGCCGGAACGGCAGACCCGCCATCCGCGTCCAGAGGGCCTGGAAGAAGGACGAGGACGGCAAGTCCATCCTCGGTCCGCCCAAGACCCGGAAGTCCCGCCGGACGGTCGTCATCACCCACAAGCTGGACCGGATGCTCCGGCGCCGCGCCAAGGGCCTGGCTCCGGACGCCCTCCTGTTCACCGGCCCGGAAGGCGGCAAGTGGGACCCCGGCACCTTCCGCCGGCTGCGGTGGGTGCCCGCGATCAAGCTGGCCGCAGAGAAGTACGGGCTCATCAAGCGACCGCGCATCCATGACCTTCGCCACTCCCACGCGTCGTGGCTCATCGCTGCAAAGGTGCCCCTGCCCGCCATCCAAGGACGGCTTGGCCACGAGTCCATCACCACCACAGTGGACCGCTACGGCCACCTCCTGGACGCCCTGGACGACGAGGTCATGGCCGCCGTCGAATGGGCCATGGACCCGACCGCCCCGCTGCCCGGCTTCCTTGCGCACTCCGGGCTCGCGGCCGCGACGGACGGGCTCCCCCAGGTACCTCGCCAGCACTCCGGCTTGGCCCCGCAGACCTGGAAGGACGCGAGCGCCATGGCACAGGACGGTACGGAGTACGACATCGAGCCCGTCTTCGTCGTCACGCTGGATGGCCGCGAGGTGCCCTTCGCCGACCGTCAGCACGCCCAAGACGTCGCCGACCAATGGAACGACGACCACGCGGAGACGACCGAAGCCATGCGGGCAGAGGACTGGCCCGAGGACAAGATCATCAGGCGCGGCGCCGTGGGCCCGGAGGAACGCGACCGATGGACTGGGGGCGGGGGCGTCTGGACCCGGATGCCGGACCGCGAGTTCGTACACTCCGCCCTGGCGTCGTACGGCCCAGACGGAGACCTCTCGTACGAACCCCTCCCCGTAATCAGCCGATGGGCGTGGGAGTTCGAGCCCGACAGCTTCACCACCAGGGCCGCCGAATTCCGCACCGAGTTCAGACCTGACGGGAGCACCGAGGCTCACGCTCGTGGAGTGAACAAGCTCGCCGTGAAGAGGGCGTTCGAGCAGGCCCGCATGGACGCCCTGAAGGTTTGCTCGCAGAACCCAAACCTGGACTCAGCGGACGTCACGGCATGACGGGGCTGTCGTAGGCTGAAGCCGACATCACGAAGCCGATGTATGGGTCAGGCCCGCTCCGAGGAGCGGGCCTTTCTCATGGCGCAGCCGATCAGATGGCGGATGCCGGCCAGTCGAGCCGCATGGCGCTCGGGCCTGGCGGCGCAGACTTTGATCGGAGCCTCAGCGGTGCTGGTAGGCCGTCGCGCGGAGTTTGTTCCTGGGAGCGCGGCGGCCACAGTCTCGGCCTGACTGTCCAGGCCGACGCGAAGCCGCCGGGGGAGATTCAGGGTGCTTCATGTCTATATGAGCGTTCATGCCACAATTCAGTTCATGGACGCGAACGAATGGAAGAGGAGCGTCACTGGCGGCCACTGCCCGTCGTGGTGCGTGTGTCGGCATGATGACGAGGACCCCGAGATCGATTCGATCGTGCATGAGTCGAAGCCGTCCACGATGCAGCTGCCGCCGCTGGTTAACGGGACGGTCTACACAGTCTCCTTGTCGCCCTCGGCAAGTGAGAACTTTCAGGACCAGCAGCGGAGCACCCAGCTCGACCTTGCGGTGATCGACGACGGAGGGCGAGGCCAGCTTGGTGACTATGTTCCGGTGACCAGCCGGCACCAGGCGGATGCGCTGGCGGATGGTCTAGAGGCCATGGCGGCGCAGATCCGTGCCTGGCGTGATCTCTTGCCTGACTAGTACCACCGCCTGGCCCCTCTTGGATCACTCGCGTTGGCCCGTGGTTCCGTTGGTGGTTTCGGCGGCTCACCGGCAACCGTTCAGCTCGCGAAGCTAAACAAGGCTGTGAGTCCGATCATCAGCCCGGCGTAAGCCAGAACGATGAGCAGGACGCAGAGCAGCAGCAGCCACCCGGTCACGATGGCGAGCAGGGCCAGGCCGCGGTCACGGCCGCCCAGGCGCTTGCCCCGGATACGCCCGAGGTGGCCGGCTGGGATGGCGACGATGCCGAACACGGCCATGAAGAACGTGTAGTACTGCCCGTACATCAGCCAGAACATCGGCGTCATGAAGACCGCGACGATCAGGCCGACGCCCATGGCCGCCGACCAGAAGGCGACTCGGGCCGGGGTGTTGCGTACTTCAGTGGTCGGAGCGTCTGCCTGCTGTGTGCTGCTGGTCATGATGGATCTCCCCCGCTTCGTCCAGTCACCTTACGGTCGGGCAGGCCGTCAGCTTCGGTCGTGTGCCACCCGGTGATCCGGTAGGGCCGGAGGTAGTGCTGCACTGTGAATCCCATCGTCCACTTCACCCCGGCCGAGTCGATGACGACCAGGCGCGGGTCGGTGTTCTCCTTCGGCCGGAACAGCCCCATCGGCACCGGGACGGGGCATTCGCCCAGCGTCGCGGACTCCGCGCGGAAGACCCGCTCGGTGAGCATCCGCCCGGTCAGTAGACCGGTGCGGTGGTACTGCGCCTCAACCATCCGGAGGATGCCGTCCAGCTCGATCGCCACCGTGCGGGGCACCGGCTCAGCGGCGGCTTGCTCGCACGGACACGGCTTCTCGTACGGGGTTCCGTCCGAGTAGGTCGGGCGCTTGGCCCGGAGCCACTGGAACTCGGCGCACACGCGCTTGGTGTGGCACGGGCAGTTCGGGCAGTCGGCAGACCGCGGGCGTACGTACTCGGGGCCGAAGGGCTCAGGGAAGGGGTAGTCGTCCATCATGCCTTCGCCGCCGTCGCGCTCTCGGCGGGGTAGCAGACGGTCCTCCACCGGTCCGGCAGAACGCCCTTGGACCAGCCGTTGACGGTGTCCGGCTTCGTCAGCTCAGCCGAGT harbors:
- a CDS encoding DNA-binding protein, with the protein product MDAAQQESTARARELQRNWYGEPLGALFRRLIDDLGLNQARLAGVLGLSAPMLSQLMSGQRAKIGNPAVVQRVQLLQELAGQVADGSVSAAEATDRMDEIKKSQGGSVLTNTTQTTSSSGAPTVKRVVREIQSLLRSVAAAGDIIDAADSLAPTHPELAEFLRVYGAGRTADAVAHYEAHQS
- a CDS encoding serine/threonine-protein kinase, whose protein sequence is MGEVFAGRYELVDPIGRGGVGAVWRAWDQRRRRYVAAKVLQQRNAHTLLRFVREQALRIDHPHVLAPASWAADDDQVLFTMDLVTGGSLAHVIGDYGALPPRFCCTLLDQLLAGLAAVHAEGVVHRDIKPANILLEATGTGRPHLRLSDFGISMRKGEPRLTETDYVVGTPGYFAPEQMLGAEPDFTADLFAVGLVALYLLQGAKPDAKALIEHFAAHGTPGAPRGVPEPLWQVIATLLQPDPQARFRTAAGARKALASATEVLPEPGPDDELVEIFDQLGPLPEGFGPDGPLTPAPKPPPPQPPPPQPPSSQQAASHHAAAQHAAAQHAASQHAAAQHASSQHAAVQHPAAQHSAVQHPASQHTAAPPSASRHTSSQPSASQYAASQHAAPQLPSAQLPAGHQAPPHQPPAHPLGAQQSVSQPRTPPSVPRPPTGQPSVGQPAMAEPATGQPDTGQPPVGHPPLPQLPMTEPSTPQRPATPPPPVPQPATPSTPSAPPASQPLAPPPSLPPHPPMSETGSFHLPPPTQAPPQPPTPPAHTPLPSEPDHAASPRPTAPAEGGLSQVTGSSAQRAYAYAPTSPHTAHPPQVPHPSTPIPGPLAPVEALLSPGRAESAEAPQEEQPSRPRAARSRPTRSHAARRRNGPPVKVALPMLLAALACFAVGFWALFRI
- a CDS encoding site-specific integrase → MAYIETKERKDGDSTYVVRWRAGGARTGKRESEPFDDLTSAERFRDLVKGHGEHWPPGWIKGHGFVADRRRQETMFEPFALAYVDRLTGIQGDTRSKYKKEISENMAPWFGPYSVEDGEGSLVRTMVQDWVNDLEAGRLAPLDPRDRKPRTAYAPKTVQNKHGLLSAILQSAVDAEPSLRASNPCAKTRLPRLDGAEDEEEMVFLEREEWAWIHECLKDDAKELGETIAETGFRWGEATALQPRDLRRRNGRPAIRVQRAWKKDEDGKSILGPPKTRKSRRTVVITHKLDRMLRRRAKGLAPDALLFTGPEGGKWDPGTFRRLRWVPAIKLAAEKYGLIKRPRIHDLRHSHASWLIAAKVPLPAIQGRLGHESITTTVDRYGHLLDALDDEVMAAVEWAMDPTAPLPGFLAHSGLAAATDGLPQVPRQHSGLAPQTWKDASAMAQDGTEYDIEPVFVVTLDGREVPFADRQHAQDVADQWNDDHAETTEAMRAEDWPEDKIIRRGAVGPEERDRWTGGGGVWTRMPDREFVHSALASYGPDGDLSYEPLPVISRWAWEFEPDSFTTRAAEFRTEFRPDGSTEAHARGVNKLAVKRAFEQARMDALKVCSQNPNLDSADVTA
- a CDS encoding DUF4190 domain-containing protein, coding for MTSSTQQADAPTTEVRNTPARVAFWSAAMGVGLIVAVFMTPMFWLMYGQYYTFFMAVFGIVAIPAGHLGRIRGKRLGGRDRGLALLAIVTGWLLLLCVLLIVLAYAGLMIGLTALFSFAS